The Anoplopoma fimbria isolate UVic2021 breed Golden Eagle Sablefish chromosome 5, Afim_UVic_2022, whole genome shotgun sequence genome contains a region encoding:
- the tepsin gene encoding AP-4 complex accessory subunit Tepsin, with product MATFMERLAFLQKVPTLMKATADDETPCPGYLFQDIGKISHESSGCGQCLLEYLLERLQVESCHVKLKVLKIFVHLCGHGSDHFLTELRRNSTFIQQASVYSGPPDPIHGTALYQKVRNTAQEVARLLFTDTISTKDGVSPLNLAPITMGMGSATSHRSGMQGFGYSPGKQGTASDSLLNKIQKAAEVVASAVLPPTEHQGIRLHDNHYRAVVAPSAPIEVAVPACAYNLPARTPKALTQRCPGQVGGGWEETDSGNSSSHNSSQDIAANSQASVGSKSAGTGSQSGASRESSGDLSERVEALQLGDCGQEMALISRLTEGSRVFLSREESQHFIKECSILNCEVVVELLSSRLQDPSNTIQMRVLCAVSCLLTSDLLSLEQMFGATQRRLRQLSEGASGPVANKATKILRQFEALMGGSVLAPRQDTANSSHQATTNQLTTSTHSDPLLLNHSPGNQDLIYKQPDISPTGVTQPPNHPSPHSSLSLAQRDLSGELMKDCDDEKRSPILHELVQSHPEPVRTAEVKLVDEESELNTNGSSPHSAEPQSEQPCLGRLTLFSGMELVTQGRPLCSRETSQTETGRTGDSLRENLAVHTSIGTSKTSDDAPLICNSVGSESSQPVSAFSFLNF from the exons ATGGCAACATTCATGGAACGACTGGCTTTCCTTCAGAAA GTCCCAACTCTGATGAAGGCTACAGCAGATGATGAAACCCCCTGTCCTGGGTACCTTTTCCAAGATATTGGAA AAATCTCCCATGAGTCTTCAGGTTGCGGTCAGTGTTTGTTGGAGTACCTTCTGGAGAGGTTGCAGGTGGAATCCTGTCATGTCAAACTTAAG GTGCTGAAGATCTTTGTCCATCTTTGTGGTCATGGCTCAGACCATTTCCTCACAGAACTTCGAAGGAACTCCACCTTCATCCAGCAGGCATCAG TTTACAGCGGCCCTCCTGATCCTATCCATGGCACAGCATTGTACCAGAAAGTGAGAAATACAGCACAG GAAGTGGCCAGGTTGCTCTTCACAGATACAATTTCCACCAAAGATGGAGTTTCCCCGCTCAACCTAGCCCCCATAACAATGG GTATGGGCTCAGCGACTTCCCACAGGTCAGGAATGCAGGGCTTTGGATACAGTCCAGGGAAGCAGGGGACAG CCAGTGATTCACTACTGAATAAGATCCAGAAAGCTGCAGAGGTAGTGGCCAGTGCTGTCCTTCCCCCAACCGAACACCAGGGCATccgtctccatgacaaccaTTACCGGGCAGTAGTTGCGCCGTCCGCACCCATAGAGGTGGCAGTGCCTGCGTGTGCCTATAACCTGCCTGCTCGCACACCAAAAG CATTGACCCAGCGGTGTCCAGGGCAGGTGGGAGGCGGCTGGGAAGAGACCGACAGCGGCAACAGCTCCTCTCACAACTCTTCTCAGGATATCGCAGCAAACAGCCAGGCCTCCGTGGGCAGCAAGTCAGCCGGTACCGGGAGCCAATCGGGGGCCAGTAGAGAGAGCAGTGGGGACCTATCAGAAAG GGTGGAAGCCTTGCAGTTGGGGGACTGTGGCCAGGAGATGGCGCTGATCAGCAGACTGACTGAGGGATCCAGAGTTTTCCTGTCCAGAGAGGAGAGCCAGCACTTCATAAAAGA GTGCTCCATTCTCAACTGTGAGGTCGTAGTGGAGTTGCTCTCAAGCAGGCTTCAAGATCCGTCAAACACTATTCAGATG CGGGTACTGTGTGCTGTATCATGcctcctgacctctgacctcctgtcTCTGGAACAAATGTTTGGAGCAACACAACGAAGGCTCCGCCAGCTGAGTGAGGGGGCTTCAGGACCTGTGGCCAACAAAGCCACCAAG ATCCTGCGACAGTTTGAGGCTCTGATGGGTGGATCTGTACTCGCTCCGAGGCAGGATACAGCAAACAGCAGCCATCAGGCAACAACTAATCAGCTTACCACATCTACACACTCAGACCCTCTACTACTTAACCACTCACCTGGGAATCAAGACCTCATCTATAAACAGCCTGACATCTCACCCACCGGGGTCACCCAACCACCAAATCACCCATCTCCCCACTCCAGTCTTTCCTTGGCCCAGAGAGACCTCTCAGGGGAGCTGATGAAGGACTGCGATGATGAAAAACGTTCTCCCATTTTGCACGAGTTAGTGCAAAGCCATCCGGAGCCAGTCAGGACTGCTGAGGTTAAATTGGTTGATGAGGAATCAGAGCTTAACACAAACGGGAGCTCTCCCCATTCAGCTGAGCCCCAAAGCGAGCAGCCCTGTCTGGGCAGACTGACGCTGTTCAGCGGTATGGAGCTGGTGACTCAGGGGAGGCCCCTGTGTTCAAGAGAGACGTCCCAGACAGAGACGGGCAGGACGGGCGACAGCTTAAGGGAGAACCTAGCTGTGCATACCAGTATCGGCACCAGTAAAACCAGTGATGACGCTCCTTTAATTTGCAATTCAGTTGGATCTGAGAGCAGCCAACCAGTATCGGCCTTCTCATTTCTCAACTTTTGA
- the si:dkey-21c1.1 gene encoding protein FAM104A gives MLTDNRKRLRSCDREEDQQLSSQAKRSGGGPSLLLSDLDSESSSSDSSNGISSPERAIVATTRPCIHSQNNRITQGSLSPKPEDSGISLQHGFHGDGSRVSYDHINKVLREAHFSSLQTRGRPGST, from the exons ATGCTGACAGACAACAG GAAACGACTCCGTAGCTGTGACAGGGAGGAGGACCAACAGCTGAGCTCTCAGGCCAAGAGGTCAGGAGGGGGTCCCAGCCTTCTCCTGTCAGATCTGGATTCAGAG TCTTCCAGCAGCGACAGCAGTAATGGGATCAGTAGTCCAGAGAGAGCAATAGTGGCCACCACCAGGCCATGCATACACAGCCAGAACAACCGCATCACCCAGGGCTCCCTCAGCCCAAAGCCTGAAGACTCTGGTATCTCCTTGCAGCACGGTTTCCATGGTGATGGCAGCAGGGTCTCTTACGACCACATCAACAAAGTCCTGCGGGAGGCGCACTTCAGTAGTCTTCAGACCAGAGGGCGTCCAGGCTCAACATGA
- the LOC129091613 gene encoding archaemetzincin-2 — MKVIQHSVETLQRALVSNRQDLAKLYRQYTKEERHLLEEGLHPGQPGSLFQPIKVHSDSDWVSAHPEEPQDFEKFYRDHLRKTPNASHNTIYIQTIGSFGVAAAETDQYVEWLREYCQAFFYGLSVKLLPAVTVPETGCSFRVNSNSHNLQILTGDLLQFLWKRKPKDAYCIVGITMIDLFPKESWNFVFGEASLSMGMGVFSFARYDDNFYSQSYAGRLKKRLQPKQGDYSVFDGYYTPPITSTLLLRSCKTMTHEIGHMFGIKHCQWMSCVMQGSNHLEESDRRPLDFCPICLRKLQVAIGFKMSERYKALLHWMEGDQSPTSRQEEATACQSVLHLSKPTEAFQTSRMWLNRCLNIL; from the exons ATGAAGGTGATCCAGCACTCTGTGGAGACACTGCAAAGAGCTTTGGTCTCCAACCGCCAGGACTTAGCTAAACTTTATAGACAGTACACAAAAGAAGAGAGGCATCTTCTGGAGGAAGGATTGCACCCAGGGCAGCCGGGCTCCCTTTTCCAACCTATCAAAGTGCACTCTGACTCAGACTGGGTCTCTGCTCACCCTGAGGAGCCTCAAGACTTCGAGAAGTTCTATAGAGACCATTTGCGCAAGACCCCCAATGCAAGCCACAATACTATCTATATTCAAACCATAG GTTCCTTTGGGGTTGCGGCGGCAGAGACAGACCAGTATGTGGAGTGGCTCAGAGAATACTGCCAGGCCTTCTTCTACGGGCTTTCTGTCAAGTTGCTGCCGGCGGTCACTGTGCCCGAAACAGGATGCTCTTTCAGGGTTAACAGTAACTCGCACAACCTTCAGATCCTCACTG GTGACCTGCTGCAATTCCTGTGGAAGAGGAAACCAAAAGATGCTTATTGTATTGTTGGAATCACAATGATTGACCTCTTCCCCAAAGAATCCTGGAACTTTGTCTTCGGAGAGGCTTCTCTAAGCATGG GAATGGGTGTTTTCAGCTTTGCCAGGTATGATGACAACTTCTACAGCCAAAGTTATGCTGGGAGGCTGAAGAAAAGGCTCCAGCCAAAACAGGGGGACTACTCTGTGTTTGACGGATATTACACTCCCCCCATCACCAGCACACTGCTGCTTCGATCCTGCAAG ACAATGACCCATGAGATTGGCCATATGTTTGGAATAAAGCATTGCCAGTGGATGAGCTGTGTCATGCAGGGCTCCAACCACCTGGAGGAGTCTGATCGTAGGCCACTGGATTTCTGTCCCATCTGCCTTCGCAAGCTACAGGTCGCTATCGGTTTCAAAATGTCTGAAAGATACaag GCCTTACTGCACTGGATGGAGGGAGATCAGAGTCCAACATCCAGACAAGAGGAGGCGACTGCCTGTCAGTCTGTGCTCCACCTTTCCAAACCCACTGAAGCCTTTCAGACATCCAGAATGTGGCTAAACAGGTGCCTCAACATACTGTGA
- the LOC129091716 gene encoding monocarboxylate transporter 7-like, producing MALCGVKGTRFLGPNVYQEAPDGGWGWVVAVAFFVVEAFTYGTIKIFGIFLQDLMEEFGETNSRVSWIISICVFVMTFNGPLSAMMTNRFGFQVVVMIGGILVASGTIATSFTSSIHQMYITYGLIAGFGYCLTFLPTVTILSQYFTRRRSLVTAVASTGESLSMFALAPAFSALKDHIGWRHTMAVMGGLQSIIIICGALLRPIIIKPRSTRETETDGLSPKELETLSTSENVEGTNPEDSIINNTAHAHKHSHSPDNEPNGGSVITGNYGAQSLKDRDHSSPEEKTLMHKEARKSVENIMAEIRKFEMEEKKSEDAEKQVMKDGGMKSAKNSKLLDFSILRERSFILYSLFGLFATLGFFAPQLYIIELSVSRGVERDLATYMLSIMAVAEIFGRFSIGWMLTRERFRKKKVLVLLACVIAMTAVLIGITLAMEFYGLVVCCSFYGFFMGTLACSHIPMLAEDDVVGIERMSSAAGVYVFIHSFAGLAGPPLGGVLVDVTQNYGSAFYSCAVGMGLSALFLGLVKPAKKGLLCRRRNSKRPEDIH from the exons ATGGCACTGTGTGGAGTGAAGGGGACACGTTTCTTGGGGCCCAATGTGTACCAAGAAGCCCCTGACGGAGGCTGGGGATGGGTGGTTGCTGTGGCCTTCTTCGTGGTGGAAGCTTTCACCTATGGTACCATTAAGATCTTTGGCATCTTCCTCCAGGACCTGATGGAGGAGTTTGGAGAGACCAACAGTCGGGTCTCGTGGATCatctccatctgtgtgtttgtcatgacCTTCAATG GTCCTCTCTCCGCTATGATGACAAACCGCTTTGGTTTCCAAGTTGTTGTTATGATTGGAGGAATACTTGTTGCCTCCGGTACCATTGCAACCAGCTTTACCAGCTCCATCCATCAAATGTACATCACCTATGGTTTAATTGCAG GTTTTGGATACTGTCTGACCTTCCTGCCCACTGTGACCATcctctcccagtatttcacacgCCGGCGGTCTCTGGTCACAGCCGTGGCGTCCACTGGAGAGTCTCTGTCCATGTTCGCCCTAGCACCAG CCTTTTCTGCCTTGAAGGACCATATTGGCTGGCGACACACCATGGCAGTGATGGGAGGTTTGCAGAGCATCATAATCATCTGTGGTGCTCTGCTTCGGCCAATCATTATCAAACCTAGATCGACCCGTGAGACAGAGACTGACGGATTGTCCCCAAAGGAACTGGAGACTCTTAGTACATCAGAGAATGTCGAGGGCACAAATCCAGAGGACTCTATAATAAACAATACcgcacatgcacataaacactcCCATAGTCCCGACAATGAACCAAACGGAGGCTCTGTGATCACTGGGAACTATGGAGCCCAGTCTCTAAAGGACAGAGACCACAGCAGCCCGGAGGAGAAGACCTTGATGCACAAAGAAGCTAGGAAGTCTGTGGAAAACATAATGGCAGAGATAAGAAAATTTgaaatggaggagaaaaagagcgAAGATGCAGAGAAACAAGTGATGAAAGATGGGGGAATGAAATCAGCAAAGAATTCAAAACTTCTAGATTTCTCCATCCTCAGAGAGCGCAGCTTCATCCTCTATTCTCTGTTCGGACTGTTCGCTACGCTCGGCTTCTTCGCCCCTCAGCTTTACATCATCGAGCTGAGTGTGAGTCGAGGTGTGGAGCGGGACCTCGCCACCTACATGCTCTCCATCATGGCTGTGGCCGAAATCTTTGGCCGATTCTCTATTGGATGGATGCTGACACGGGAGCGGTTCAGGAAGAAGAAGGTGCTTGTGCTTCTGGCTTGTGTGATTGCTATGACGGCGGTTCTTATAGGAATAACTTTGGCTATGGAGTTCTACGGTCTGGTTGTGTGCTGCTCTTTCTATGGGTTCTTTATGGGAACCCTAGCATGCAGCCACATCCCCATGCTGGCTGAGGACGATGTGGTGGGCATAGAGAGGATGTCTTCAGCTGCTGGTGTCTATGTGTTCATACATAGCTTTGCTGGGCTGGCTGGACCCCCACTGGGAG GTGTGCTGGTGGATGTGACTCAGAACTATGGATCAGCCTTCTACTCCTGTGCTGTCGGCATGGGACTTAGTGCGCTGTTCCTGGGTTTGGTAAAACCAGCTAAGAAAGGACTACTCTGTAGGAGGAGGAATTCAAAACGCCCTGAAGACATACATTAA
- the arsg gene encoding arylsulfatase G — protein MVEGLTLFLLSGMLMCGLLLHTVSRHGASVNNPSKKPNFIIILADDIGWGDLDANRPEEKANNTPYLNLMAEQGLRLTDFHSPASTCSPSRAAILTGRYGLRNGVTHNFAVSSVAGLPLSEVTLPHLLQKAGYYTAMIGKWHLGHNGPYGPTKRGFDYYLGIPYSNDMGCTDIPGYNLPQCPPCDSPGPQVIRLKRSVHGGCYSKVGLPLIENSTIVDQPLDLWTLTEQYTSAATRIIHNARERGQPYLLYIALAHMHVPLAPPLPPDASASAHRPDDGKVYAASLREMDGLVGAVKSASDTADKDNTLIWFTGDNGPWEQKCQYAGSVGPFVGKWQTCRGGGSAKRTTWEGGHRVPTVAYWPGRIPANTTNSALLSGMDIFPTLLSLAEVTPPLDRRYDGIDATNIFLRGEQTGHEFLFHPNSGAAGKFGDLQTVRTETHKAFYITGAAEACGGATGMQQLYDPPLIFDLERDEAEETPLEVETPEYKAIAERVARAREKLLWDIATDQSVSTADYSTDISASPCCDPTQPVCRCHTVD, from the exons ATGGTGGAGGGTCTCACCCTGTTTCTTTTGTCTGGGATGCTAATGTGTGGTCTGCTGCTCCACACGGTGTCCCGACATGGAGCCAGCGTGAATAATCCCAGCAAGAAGCCCAATTTTATCATCATACTGGCAGATGATATTGGCTGGGGTGACCTGGATGCTAACCGGCCTGAAGAGAAGGCAAACAACACGCCTTACCTCAACCTGATGGCTGAGCAAGGACTGAG ATTGACAGACTTCCATTCTCCTGCCTCGACCTGCTCCCCATCCCGCGCTGCCATCCTGACAGGCCGCTATGGCCTGAGAAATGGTGTGACTCATAACTTCGCTGTGAGCTCTGTGGCCGGTCTGCCTCTGTCTGAAGTAACCTTGCCCCACCTCCTACAGAAGGCGGGATATTACACGGCCATGATAGGGAAATGGCACCTCGGCCACAATGGACCATACGGTCCGACTAAGAGAG GTTTTGACTACTACCTTGGTATTCCCTACAGTAATGACATGGGCTGCACTGACATTCCTGGATATAATTTGCCACAGTGCCCTCCCTGTGACTCACCTGGACCTCAAGTGATCAG ATTGAAGAGGAGTGTACATGGAGGCTGTTATTCCAAAGTGGGCCTTCCTCTGATTGAAAACAGCACTATAGTGGACCAGCCGCTTGACCTGTGGACGCTAACGGAGCAATACACATCTGCTGCGACCAGGATTATACACAATGCAAG GGAGCGAGGACAGCCGTATCTCCTCTACATAGCGTTGGCTCACATGCATGTTCCCCTGGCCCCTCCGCTCCCCCCAGATGCCTCCGCCTCCGCCCATCGCCCAGATGACGGCAAAGTGTACGCTGCCAGCCTGCGAGAGATGGACGGCCTGGTGGGGGCGGTAAAGAGCGCCTCTGATACCGCAGATAAAGACAATACTCTCATCTGGTTCACTG GTGACAACGGTCCGTGGGAACAGAAGTGCCAGTATGCAGGAAGTGTAGGACCTTTCGTGGGAAAGTGGCAGACCTGCAGag GCGGAGGCTCAGCTAAGCGGACCACCTGGGAGGGAGGACATAGGGTGCCAACAGTAGCTTATTGGCCCGGGAGGATCCCTGCAAACACCACCAACTCCGCCCTCCTCAG TGGAATGGACATCTTCCCAACCCTTCTGTCCCTGGCAGAGGTAACTCCGCCCTTAGACAGACGTTACGATGGCATTGACGCCACAAATATCTTCCTGCGTGGTGAACAGACTGGTCATGAG TTTCTGTTCCACCCTAACAGCGGTGCTGCGGGAAAGTTTGGTGACCTGCAGACTGTGcgaacagagacacacaaggCTTTCTACATCACAG GTGCAGCTGAGGCATGTGGCGGTGCAACAGGAATGCAGCAGCTATATGACCCGCCGTTGATATTTGATCTAGAGCGCGACGAGGCTGAGGAAACACCCCTGGAGGTCGAGACACCTGAGTACAAGGCGATAGCGGAAAGGGTCGCCCGTGCGAGGGAGAAGTTGTTATGGGACATTGCCACCGACCAGTCTGTGTCCACAGCAGACTACAGCACAGACATATCAGCATCGCCCTGCTGTGACCCAACACAGCCTGTGTGCCGCTGCCACACAGTGGACTAA
- the LOC129091036 gene encoding WD repeat domain phosphoinositide-interacting protein 1-like isoform X1, translating into MESQESQDAPDGTDVHRAFICASFNQDTTSLSVGTKTGYRLFSVTAVDKLDCIHEGVECPDVYIVERLFSSSLVVVVSLSMPRRMNVYHFKKGTEICNYSYSNNILSVRLNRQRLVVCLEESVYIHNIKDMKLLKTLLNTPINPTGLCALSVNHSNSYLVYPGSATIGEITVYDANNLSTLTLIQAHDSPLAALTFNASGNKLASASEKGTVIRVFSVPEGQRLFEFRRGMKRYVSISSLSFSADTQFLCASSNTETVHIFKLEQHSPSQDEESPTWSAYMGKMFTAASTYLPSQVSDMMHQDRAFATVRLNMFGLKNISALATIQKLPRLLVASSDGCLYIYNVDPQDGGECVLIQKHRLFDTNEEQVEQKEEEVPEDVSPQPASQSYAATVALPSTPPSSTTLMGYSEEGGAQKGEVIPEHEFAESPVCLDDENEFPPFGNQSN; encoded by the exons ATGGAGTCCCAGGAGTCCCAGGACGCACCGGACGGCACCGACGTTCACCGAGCCTTCATCTGCGCCTCGTTCAACCAGGACACCAC ttCTCTGTCTGTTGGCACAAAGACCGGCTACCGGCTCTTCTCGGTCACTGCTGTGGACAAACTGGACTGCATCCATGAAGGAG TAGAGTGTCCGGATGTTTATATAGTGGAGCGACTGTTCTCCAGCAgcctggtggtggtggtcaGTCTGTCCATGCCCCGGCGAATGAACGTTTACCACTTCAAGAAAGGTACAGAGATTTGTAACTACAGCTACTCCAACAACATCCTCTCTGTCCGGCTCAACAGACAG CGGCTGGTGGTGTGCCTGGAGGAGTCGGTCTACATCCACAATATCAAAGACATGAAACTACTCAAAACCCTGCTGAACACACCCATCAACCCCACAG GTCTTTGCGCTCTCTCCGTCAACCACAGTAACTCCTACCTGGTGTATCCTGGCAGCGCCACCATCGGAGAGATCACTGTATACGACGCCAACAACCTG AGCACCCTGACGCTGATCCAAGCCCACGACAGTCCCCTGGCCGCCCTCACCTTCAATGCCTCTGGCAACAAACTGGCCAGCGCTTCAGAGAAG GGCACCGTCATCAGAGTCTTCAGCGTTCCTGAAGGACAGAGACTCTTTGAATTCCGCAGAGGCATGAAAAG ATATGTTAGCATCAGTTCACTGTCCTTCAGCGCCGACACCCAGTTCCTGTGCGCCTCCAGCAACACTGAGACCGTCCATATCTTTAAACTGGAGCAGCACAGCCCCAG TCAGGACGAGGAGTCTCCTACATGGTCAGCATACATGGGCAAAATGTTCACAGCAGCCAGCACCTACCTGCCCAGCCAGGTGTCCGACATGATGCATCAGGACAGAGCCTTCGCCACAGTGCGGCTCAACATGTTTGGCCTGAAGAACATCAGTGCTCTGGCTAC GATTCAGAAGTTACCTCGTCTGCTGGTGGCGTCCTCAGACGGGTGTCTCTACATTTATAATGTGGATCCACAGGATGGAGGCGAGTGCGTCCTGATCCAAAAACACAG GCTGTTTGACACCAACGAGGAGCAGGTGGaacagaaggaagaggaggttcCAGAGGATGTCTCTCCCCAACCAGCCAGCCAATCCTACGCTGCCACTGTGGCTCTCCCTTCAaccccaccctcctccaccactctCATGG GTTACTCTGAGGAAGGTGGAGCCCAGAAGGGTGAGGTCATCCCCGAGCACGAGTTCGCCGAGAGCCCTGTCTGTCTGGACGACGAGAACGAGTTCCCTCCGTTCGGCAACCAGAGTAATTGA
- the LOC129091036 gene encoding WD repeat domain phosphoinositide-interacting protein 1-like isoform X2, translating into MESQESQDAPDGTDVHRAFICASFNQDTTSLSVGTKTGYRLFSVTAVDKLDCIHEGECPDVYIVERLFSSSLVVVVSLSMPRRMNVYHFKKGTEICNYSYSNNILSVRLNRQRLVVCLEESVYIHNIKDMKLLKTLLNTPINPTGLCALSVNHSNSYLVYPGSATIGEITVYDANNLSTLTLIQAHDSPLAALTFNASGNKLASASEKGTVIRVFSVPEGQRLFEFRRGMKRYVSISSLSFSADTQFLCASSNTETVHIFKLEQHSPSQDEESPTWSAYMGKMFTAASTYLPSQVSDMMHQDRAFATVRLNMFGLKNISALATIQKLPRLLVASSDGCLYIYNVDPQDGGECVLIQKHRLFDTNEEQVEQKEEEVPEDVSPQPASQSYAATVALPSTPPSSTTLMGYSEEGGAQKGEVIPEHEFAESPVCLDDENEFPPFGNQSN; encoded by the exons ATGGAGTCCCAGGAGTCCCAGGACGCACCGGACGGCACCGACGTTCACCGAGCCTTCATCTGCGCCTCGTTCAACCAGGACACCAC ttCTCTGTCTGTTGGCACAAAGACCGGCTACCGGCTCTTCTCGGTCACTGCTGTGGACAAACTGGACTGCATCCATGAAGGAG AGTGTCCGGATGTTTATATAGTGGAGCGACTGTTCTCCAGCAgcctggtggtggtggtcaGTCTGTCCATGCCCCGGCGAATGAACGTTTACCACTTCAAGAAAGGTACAGAGATTTGTAACTACAGCTACTCCAACAACATCCTCTCTGTCCGGCTCAACAGACAG CGGCTGGTGGTGTGCCTGGAGGAGTCGGTCTACATCCACAATATCAAAGACATGAAACTACTCAAAACCCTGCTGAACACACCCATCAACCCCACAG GTCTTTGCGCTCTCTCCGTCAACCACAGTAACTCCTACCTGGTGTATCCTGGCAGCGCCACCATCGGAGAGATCACTGTATACGACGCCAACAACCTG AGCACCCTGACGCTGATCCAAGCCCACGACAGTCCCCTGGCCGCCCTCACCTTCAATGCCTCTGGCAACAAACTGGCCAGCGCTTCAGAGAAG GGCACCGTCATCAGAGTCTTCAGCGTTCCTGAAGGACAGAGACTCTTTGAATTCCGCAGAGGCATGAAAAG ATATGTTAGCATCAGTTCACTGTCCTTCAGCGCCGACACCCAGTTCCTGTGCGCCTCCAGCAACACTGAGACCGTCCATATCTTTAAACTGGAGCAGCACAGCCCCAG TCAGGACGAGGAGTCTCCTACATGGTCAGCATACATGGGCAAAATGTTCACAGCAGCCAGCACCTACCTGCCCAGCCAGGTGTCCGACATGATGCATCAGGACAGAGCCTTCGCCACAGTGCGGCTCAACATGTTTGGCCTGAAGAACATCAGTGCTCTGGCTAC GATTCAGAAGTTACCTCGTCTGCTGGTGGCGTCCTCAGACGGGTGTCTCTACATTTATAATGTGGATCCACAGGATGGAGGCGAGTGCGTCCTGATCCAAAAACACAG GCTGTTTGACACCAACGAGGAGCAGGTGGaacagaaggaagaggaggttcCAGAGGATGTCTCTCCCCAACCAGCCAGCCAATCCTACGCTGCCACTGTGGCTCTCCCTTCAaccccaccctcctccaccactctCATGG GTTACTCTGAGGAAGGTGGAGCCCAGAAGGGTGAGGTCATCCCCGAGCACGAGTTCGCCGAGAGCCCTGTCTGTCTGGACGACGAGAACGAGTTCCCTCCGTTCGGCAACCAGAGTAATTGA